The Corynebacterium sp. SCR221107 genome includes the window CCGGTGTTAGCCAGGACACTGCGGGCCTGCTTCGCGATACCACTTGCCGCTGGTGCTTGCGCGTGATCGGCCGTCACGGTTCCCATGTCGCCAGTGCCTGCTGCAGCGTAGGCAGCGACATCGGTAGTTGCTACGCGATCATTCGTCGCCGGCGTAGACTGCCCTGTGGAACCAGTTGAATCGTTGGTGTTCTTATCAAGCTGACTCTCATGCTGCGCAGCGTAGGTGAAACTTGGAACCTCGTTGCTCTTGACTACCGGCCAGGTAAAGCCGCCATCGGTCTTCGTGGATGGAACGGCTGGCGTGGAATCAGTAGGCGCATTCGGGTCCTCGACCTCGACGATGGAGCATTTACCGATTCTCCAACAGAATTTCAAGCACTTTGATCCCGCGCCAGACCGAAAAGGCGCACAACCATTCACCTATGAATTCCATATTTAGGGCACACATAGTTGCCGGTCATCATATAGAAAACAATCGAATAGTAGGTTCAAAATTCGATTTTGAAACGGATTCATACGAACCTTAATTCACCCTCAAGACACCGAGCCCCAGATTAAGAAACCAGAGCCCACACTTTTGTCAAAGCGCCAGCATAAACCGTTAATTAGGGCCAAAAATCTAGCTTTCTGCCATACATAGCGCGAAGGCTTTTTGAAACACCCACACTCAAGGAGTCGACAAAACATCAAGGTAAGACGACAGCCCTTTCGCTAAAGCCACCTTCAGTTTCTTCGTCTTTTCCACAGCACTTCATCCAATTAGTCGCAGAATTTTACTCAACAGACTGGAAAGGATGTGCACAATTTAGTGCCATAAAACACACTTTTCGAGACTGTGACTTATGTGACTCTCAAATATGGATTGGCAGTTATTTTCCATTGCTGAGTGCAAAAGCCCATGATCAGTCCCGTGTGGCGAATCGCCGAACCCATTTTCACGCGTTAGACCCCACTACCAAATTCGACTACCACGCACCAACATGCCTACCCACCAGCAGAGCAATCGCAATGAAAGCGCCCATGCAATGACCCGGGAATGACTGCCGAATGATTAAGTCCCGCTCCCTGTCACACAGCACAGGAGGCGGGACTTACATTTCGATGAAACTCGTGCGCTTTACACGCAGCAACCAATCCATTCGTTGAACTTATGCCCAGTGATGCGCTCAAATGCCTCGACGTATCGCTCGCGGGTGGCCTCCACCACGGAGCCGGGCAGCACCGGCGGGGGCGTGGTGGAGTTGACATCCCAGCCAGATTTCGGACCGGTCAGCCAGTTACGGACAAATTGCTTATCAAAGCTAGGCTGCACGCGTCCTGGCTGATAACCGTCGGCTGGCCAATAACGAGAGGAATCCGGGGTGAGGACTTCGTCGGCAAGCACAAGGTTGCCCTCCTCATCGAGGCCGAACTCGAACTTGGTGTCGGCCAAGATAATGCCGCGCTCCTCAGCGATCTTCGCCGCCTGCGAGTAAATCTTGATGCTGGCATCGCGCAGCTCCTCCGCGCGAGCCTGACCCAACCTCTCTACAACCGCCTCAAAGGTGACGTTTTCGTCATGGTCACCGAGCTCCGCCTTGGTTGCCGGGGTAAAGATCGGTTCCGGCAGCTTGGAGGCCTCAACGAGACCCTCCGGCAGTGCAACGCCGCAGACGGACTGGCTCTCCTGGTATTCCTTCATGCCGGAGCCGGTAAGGTAGCCACGCACCACGCACTCGAAAGGTAGCATCTTCAGCTTCTTGACCACGATTGCACGCCCGAGGACCTCCTCAGGAATACGTGGATCATCGATTGGACCTGCGAGGTGGTTGGGAAAGTCAATGTGGTTGAAGAAGTACATGCTCATAGCTGTGAGCACGCGCCCCTTGTCCGGGATTTCTGGATCAAGGATGTGATCGTATGCCGAAATACGATCGCTGACGACCATGAGGAGGGTCTCGTCATCGATCTCGTAGATCTCTCGCACCTTGCCTGCGGAGACATGGTTGTACTGAGAAAGTTCAGGACGCATAAAGATGAAGTCTAGCCCTACATGGGTACTTGCGGTAATTGGCGAGGCATTCCAGCCTGCTTTTGCTTGCCGCACGCTCCCCCACGGGCGCCCGCTCTTGCAGTTGCTTGCCGACGCCAAGGGGGCGCGCCTTTCGGGAAAGCATCGGTGTGAGCAGGGCGTTCTCGGACCGTCGAACCTGACTTGTGTCATTTTAGTGCGGAAATCAGGGGTTCATGATGGTGTCCACGAGATTTTGCACCTCAGGCGGTAGCGGCATGGTGACGTGAACGGTGGTATCACCTGCCCCCAGCTCAATCGAGCGGTACTTCTTGAGTGCCCACACGACCCGCACAGGCAGCTGGGGCACTTTCGTAGCGCGAAAATGGTCTAGACCAACTTCGACAATGACAGTCTTGTTGCGAGATAAAAACATACCTTTACCAGCAACAACGGTTATTCTCTCAAGGCTGTAGGCCGCTGTGAATGCCTCGATCATCGGCGGCATTGTTTGGGTTTCTTCCTTGTTGCCCTTGTACGTCCCGACACGCAGCGGGAAGCCGGACAAGGATTTGTGGCTCTCCTCGGCGCTCTTGGGAAAATCCGGTCGACATGGAAGATGCCGGTTCTACGACCTCAAGAAATGGGCCACCCGGGATCAAGTACGCAAAGCCTCTCACTTGGTGGATCGAACTGGTCCACAACCGAAGAAGACTGCACTTCGCACTCGGGATGCAAACACCTGTGACCTTAGAAAACACCCATCAACAACAACTCAAACGAGAACAACTCGGTTCCCCCTAATGCCGCTTAACTAACTGTCCACAAAGTTGGGTGGGCAACCCCAGCCAGACCACCACTTGGACGTCAGTAGCACCAGATGCAGTCGTGACGGTACGGATGCACGATCTCATGAAAAATCACACCACAACTAAACTCGACCCGACCCGCATCGCACAAAAACTGCCATCCCCGAACCAAACCCGCAGGTCTACATGTCAAGGGCTAAGATGACCACACCTCTGTGACACAAGTCAGCTCGAACGTGAAAATCCTGCAAGGGAAAGCCCCATGTCCTAGGGGCATGGGGCCAGATGCGCTTGTGAGAATCGCGGGCTAGAGAATCTCACCCGGGTTGTAGTTCGCGGCCTCCGGGTAACGGCCAACGAGATCCTTGATGCGTGCAAGCACGCGGTCAACCTGGGACTCGGCCGAGCCGATGAAGGCGTGGCGGTCGGCAAGTGCCTCGTCGAGCTGTTCGCGGGTCATAGGCAGGCGCTCGTCAGCGGCCAGGCGCTCGATGAGGTCTTGCTCGCCACCGTTTTCGCGCATGTTCAGCGCCACGGCGACCGCGTTTTCCTTGATGACCTCGTGGGCGGTCTCACGCCCGACGCCCGCACGGACGGCTGCCATGAGGATGCGGGTGGTGGCCAAGAATGGCAGGTAGCGCTCGAGTTCGCGGTCGATCATGGCCGGGAAGGCGCCGAACTCCTTGAGCACGGTCAAGAAAGTCTCGAACATGCCGTCGAGGGCGAAGAAGGCGTCCGGCAAGGCCACGCGGCGGATGACGGAGCAGAAGACGTCGCCCTCGTTCCACTGCTGGCCGGACAGGTCAGCAACCATGGTGAGGTAGCCGCGCAAGATGACCTGCAGGCCACCGACGCGCTCACAGGAGCGGGCATTCATCTTGTGCGGCATCGCCGACGATCCGACCTGACCTTCTTTGAAGCCCTCGGTGACGGTCTCGTTGCCGGCCATGAGTCGGATCGTGTGAGCCAGAGAGGACGGGCCCGCACCCAGCTGGACGAGTGCGGAGACGGCGTCGAAATCGAGCGAGCGCGGGTAGACCTGGCCCACCGAATCGAATACGCGCTTGAAGCCGAGGTGATCGGCGATCTGGGTTTCCAGCGCGGCGAGCTTAGCTTCGTCCCCACCCATGAGGTCGAGCATGTCCTGGGCGGTGCCCATCGGGCCTTTGATGCCGCGCAGCGGGTAACGTCCGAGCAGCTCCTCCACGCGCTCGATGGCGATGAGCATCTCCTCGGCGGCGGAGGCGAAACGCTTGCCCAAGGTGGTGGCCTGGGCGGCGACATTGTGGGAGCGGCCCGCCATGACCAAGGTCTGGTACTGCCCGGCGCGCTCACCGATGCGGGCGACCACGGTAACAGCCTTGTCGCGCACCAGTTCAAGGGAGCGGTAGATCTGGAGCTGCTCGACGTTTTCGGTGAGGTCGCGGGAGGTCATGCCCTTGTGGATGTGCTCGTAGCCTGCCAGGGCGTTGAACTCCTCGATGCGGGCCTTGACGTCGTGGCGGGTGACCTTTTCCCGCTCGGCGATGGAGGCCAGATCCACCTGGTCGATGACTGCTTCGTAGGCGGCAATCGCCTCGGCGGGGATGTCCACGCCCAAGTCCTTCTGCGCGCGCATCACGGCGATCCAGAGCTGGCGTTCCATGACGATCTTGGCTTCCGGGCTCCACAGGTTCGATAGCTCTGCGGAGGCGTAGCGGTTGGATAGGACGTTTGCGATCTTCTTCTTTTCAGCCACGGTGGCAATTATCGCACGTTAAGCGCGCCTAATCCATCACATGGGGTGTCCTTGTTATCCCGGGAGGTAGGCCGCCAGGCGTCGGCAGGCTTCTTGGGTGTCCTCGACGCTGGCGCACAAGGAAATGCGTACCCACTTATGCCCCTCGAAGGGGTCAAAGTCGACGCCTGGGGCCACGGCCACGCCGATGTCTTCGACGAGCCTGTGGGCAAAGGCCTCGCTGTCGTCGGTAAGCGATGCAACGTTGAGCCACAGGTAGAGCCCGCCGTCGGGTTCGGCGAAGGTGCGTAGTCCCATCTTTGGTAGTTCTTCGAGCAGGACTTCGCGCGAACGGCGGTAGCGTTCGACGTGGGTATCTAGTTCGCTTAACGACGCCGGGCTCAAGGCCGCAACCCCTGCTACCTGGCTTGCCGCGGGGGCACACAGCGACAACGACGCCTGCAGATTCGATAACGGTTCCACGAGATTGTCGGGCACGATCATCCAGCCCACGCGCCAGCCGGTCATGGAGAAATACTTTGACAAGGTACCGATCACGATGGCGTCATCGGAAAACTGCCGTGCCGTTGCCGTGGGGCGGCCGAAGGAGATCCCGTGGTAGTCCTCGTCGGAGATCAATACGCACTCATTGCTCGCGCACCAGTGGGCGATGTTTTTCAGCTCTGCCGGGTCGATGATGGTGCCGGTGGGGTTGCCCGGGCTGGTGACGATGACCAGTTTTGGACTTTCGCCCCTCGCCGCGAGCTCCTCAAGCATCGCCGCTGTCGGCTGGAAGCGGGTGGAGGCATCAACCTTGAGGTAACTGACCTGTGCGCCCATTGCCTTGAGGATATTGCGGTAGGCGGGGTAGCCCGGGGCGGTAATGGCCACCCGATCGCCGTGATCGAGCAGGGCGAGAAAGGCATTCGAGAAAGCCCCGGACGAGCCGGTGGTGATGATGACCTGCTCCGGGGAGGTGGCTACGCCGTAGGTGCGGGAGTGCCACCCCGCCACCGCCTCGCGCAACCGGGCATCGCCGATGACCTCGGTGTAGCCCAAGGGGTCCTCAAAAAGTACCTCGTGTAATGCCTCCAACGCTGGGCGCGGGGCGCCGGTGGAAGGCTGGCCCACACACAGCATGAGGGTGTCCTTTCCCTCCTGCCGCCGCCTGTGGATCAGGTCAAGCATCTGCATGACTCTAAACGGTTCCACTTGGCTGCGATTCGAGGGAGTAAGCATAACCGCAAGGCTAGTCCATCGTGCCAAATGCCTCCAGATCGGCGGGGGCTCCCGCTGCGAGAATCAGCGAGCCCGCGCCCAGAACGTCGTCGGGTTGAGCGTCACGGAAGGTTTGCCCCGGCGGGCGGATGGCGATGATCTGGACTTGTTCGATGTCGCGGACCTGGTTGCCGTACAAGCTCACCGGCGGTGCCACCTTGACGATGGCATAGTCGGCGTCGAATTCGGCGTATTCCTGGAGCCGGCCATTCATGAGGTGCGCGATGCGGCGCCCGGTGTCATGCTCGGGGCGGATGACGTGGTGCACTCCGATCTGGCGCAGAATCTTGGCATGGGAGGGACTGGTGGCCTTCGCCCAGATACTCGGCACCTTGAAGTCGACCACGTTGGAGGCACAGAGCAATGAGGCCCCCATGTCCGAGCCGATGGCCACCACGACCCGATGAGCCTCGTGGACCGAGAGCTGGCGCAGCGCCTCGGGGCTATTGGTGTCGGCGACCGCCGCGTAGGTAAGCACCTGGGCGGCCTCGTTGACCTTGGCCTCGGAGCAGTCGATGCCGAGGACCTCCACGCCGGAGCGCACCAGCTCCTCTCCTACCGCCATACCAAACCGGCCCAGCCCGATGATGACAACGGAGGGGCGGGGGTTGCGTCTGAAACTAACCAATGATCGGCCTTTCAACTGGGAAGGAATACTTACGTTTCGTGGTGCGCGCCGACAGTGTCGACACCAGCGCCACCGGGCCCACGCGCCCGGCGAACATGAGCAAGACCAACAAAAGCTTGGCTGCAGGCGGCAGCGCGCCGGTGATGCCGGTGGAAAGCCCCACCGTGGCAAAGGCGGAGATGACCTCGAAGCTGAGTTGCATGGTGCGAAACTCGGGTGCCACGAACAGCATGAGCATGACCGAAAATCCGACGAACAGCACCGCCATCATGAGCACCGCCATCGCCTGACGCGCAGTGCGATTGGGGATGCGCCGGTGGTGGATGAGCATGTTTTCATCGCCCCGGATTTCGGCGATCATGACCGCGAGCAGCACCGCTACGGTGGTGATCTTGATGCCACCTGCGGTACCACCCGAGCCTGCGCCGATGAACATGAGAAAATCGGTCATCACCAAGGTCGATGGGTGGAATTGCCCGATATCGACGGAATTGAAGCCGGCGGTACGCGAAGAAACGGAGTGGAAAAATGCGGCCAATAGCTGCGTCGGCAAGCCAAATTGAGCCAGCGCCCCGCGCCTTTCGATGGCAAACGTGCCCACCGTGCCAACCGCCAGCAAGAACACGGTGCCCCAGAGGGTAAACACCGCCGTCAGCGACAGCTGCCCGCACGCACGCCCGGCACGCCTCTTTCGGTAGCGCACATACAGTTCCAACAACAGGGGAAAGCCCAGGCCACCGAGGATGATTGCGCCCGCTATCGGCACGATGATAAACCAGTCACCCACAAACGGCATGAGGTTGGTGGAGCGCAGCCCGAACCCTGCGTTATTGAAGGCGCTGACGGCGTGAAAGACCGCCTCCCACACCGCCGCAGGCCACGACAGCCCCAAGGCTAAGAACCGAAAGAATAGCAACAACGCCGTGATGGCTTCGACTAAGAAGGTAAACACCACACTTGCCACCAGCAGGCCGCGGACCTCCCCCAGCTGGGTGCCGCGACCCTCGGCCTTCGCGTTGAGCCGGGAGCGAAGCCCGATGCGGCCACTGATCACCCATCCGGCGAAGGTGGCAAGGGTCATGATGCCCAGCCCGCCCAGCTGGATGAGGATCATGATGATGGCCTGGCCCGTGTGCGACCAGTACGTGGCGGTATCGACGACCGTGAGTCCGGTCAAACACACCGCCGAGGTGGCGGTAAAAAGCGCTGTAACGAGATCTGCCTGGGCATCACCTTCCCGTGAGACCGGGAGGAGCAACAAAACAGTGCCCACGACAACCAGCGCTGCGAAACACCCGGCGACCAGCCGGGCTGGAGTAACGCGCATTGCGGCAATGCTACTCGACTCTTTTCCTCCCGACAACTGAATGCACGCGGCGCAATATTCAAGAAGATGAGAAAGAAAAAGCGGGCGAGCATCCCACCAGAAATGGGGCGCTCACCTGCATGCACGGTAACTTCGGCAGCGACTGCCTCAAGGGGCTAGATCGTGATCTTTCCCTCCACGGCAGGAAGCGCGATGTCACTGCGGTAGTGGCCACCGTCGAGATGAATGCCCTTGAGGACGGCATAGGCCTCATCCCGCGCATCAGCTAGGGTGGCGCCGGTGCCAATCACGTTGAGAACCCGGCCACCGGCGGAGACGAGTTCGCCTGCCTCGTTGCGGCTGGTTCCGGCGTGGAGCACGGCCTCATTGTCGGCTCCGGTGATGACATCGCCCGTACGCGGGGACGCGGGGTAGTCCTTCGCCGCGAGCACCACCGTGAGCGCGTAGCCATCCTTCCACTTCAGCGGGGGCAGCTGCGCTAGCTTGCCGACGGCCACAGCGTTGAGAGTCTCGGCCAGCGGCGATTCCAGCAGCGCCAGCACCGCTTGGGTCTCTGGGTCACCGAAGCGGCAGTTGAACTCCACCACGGCAGGGCCTTCCTTGCCCCAGGCGAGTCCCGCATACAGCAGGCCAGAATAGGAACAGCCACGGGCGACCATTTCCTTGGCAACGGGCACGCAGACCTCGTCGACGATGCGCTGCACGCCGTCCTCCGGCAGCCACGGCAGCGGGGTGTAAGCTCCCATGCCACCGGTGTTCGGGCCCTCGTCGTTGTCGAAGGCGCGCTTATGGTCCTGGGCGGGCAGCAAAGGCACCACGGTTTCGCCGTCAACTAGGCAGAACAGGGACACCTCGGGGCCGTCGAGGAAGGACTCCAACAACACTGGGTTCCCCGCGGATAAGACGCTATCGACATGAGCCCGGGCCGCCGCGCGATCATCGGTGACCACAACGCCCTTGCCACCTGCAAGTCCATCGTCCTTGACGACGAAGTGCGGGCCGAAGTTATCCAGCGCCGCCTCGATCTCGGCGTCGCTTGCGCCAGGGTTAATCTGCTGCGCACGCGCCGTTGTGACCCCGGCCTTGGCCATAACATCCTTGGCGAATGCCTTGGATCCCTCAATCCGGGCGGCATCCTTATTCGGGCCAAACACGGCGAAGCCTGCCTCGCGCAGCACGTCGGCAACGCCCGCGACCAGTGGGATCTCCGGGCCGATCACGACCAGGTCAGCCCCAATCTCCTGGGCCAAGGACAGCATCGCGGCTGGGTCATCTACCTTGCCCGCCTCCGGGTGACAAGTACCCACAGCCGCCATCCCGGCGTTACCCGGCGCGATGTGCAGCTCGGTGGTTGCAGGGTCCTTAGAAAGGCCAAGGGCCAGGGCGTGCTCTCGGGCGCCCGATCCGATTACAAGAATGCGCATGGTTGTTGATCTTAGCCGGTACATGGCCGCTCGCCGACGCTTCCATGCCCACTGTCCAAGAAGGCGTGCCTCACACTTTGCACGCGCCCCCTTCATGCACGTCAACCCCCAGCGTGTGCTGGGGGTTGAGGCAAGACTGTTCGCGAATTGTTCGATCGTTGTGGCATTGGCCCTAGAGAACTGGCAGCTCCTTGATGACCTGACCTGGGATGGTGCCGCGGACAACGAGGGCGTTGTACACGGTGCCCCAGAAGGCGAGGGTCAGCCCGATGCTCAGGGCGGAGTAGACGAGGCCTCCACCCGTGGAGGAGAGGATGGCCGAGGAGGTTGCAGCCTCCGAGGAAACATCTTGTGCGTGTGCTGCGGGAACAGCGGTGGTGACCAGCGCAACGGAGGTTGCTGCTGCCACGAGACCACGGCGGAATTTCAGTGACATGAGTGTGCTCCTATTGTGTGGGGCCGGGCCCGCCGGTATGGCGAAATGGAAAAGCGGGTAGCGGGCCCGGCAATCTTGGGGGGGGTGTCCCTATGTTTTTGTCAAGGGGCAGGCGGTGTACTTCCCGAAGCGTTTCGGGGGTAGCTGCTGATCCTGATGATGGGCGTGGCTGATCGGCTGGTCGGCAGGCTCGTGGCCAACCAGCTGATCAGCATGTGCTCTTGACTACGCGGCGATTCTGGCGGGGACCTCCCGGAAGAACTCGCCACGGGTCAGCATCGCGTAGATGACGTTGCACCGCCGTCTGGCCAGGCACATCACTGCAGCGTTGTGACGCTTCCCTTCGGCGCGTTTCTTCTCGTAGTAGGCCTTGGATGGTTCGTGGAACCGGATGGATGCGAACGCGGAGTAGAACAACGCATTCTTGAGTCGCTTGTTACCTGACCTGGCGGGGAACTCACCACGGATGGACGTACCCGATCTTCGGGTGACTGGGGCGATGCCGGCATAGGCGGCCAGGTGGCCAGCGGACCGGAAGTCAGAGCAATCACCGACGGCCAGGAGGATGTTCGCGGCGGTCTTGATGCCGACTCCCGGCATGGACATCAAGACCTCGGAAAGAGGGAAGTCCTGGAGCAACTCCTCGACCTGCTCGGCGATGGTTTTCCGCTGTTCCAGCAGGGCCTTGATGTTGGTCGCCAGCTGCGGGATCACCACCTCAGCGGCCGAGGTGCCAGGCACAGTGACGGTCTGAGCTTTGAGGCCCTCGAAGATCGCGTCCACGAGTGCGGTGGGGTCTTTCTTCGACCGCTTGGCCATCCAGGTGTGTACCCGCTGGTAGCCAGCCTTCTTGAGTTTCGTTGGCCCTCCGTAGTGGATGAGCATGTCCAGCACGAGTGGCCGGGTGATCACACTGCCCGGCAGCACGCGTTCCAGGGAAGGGTAGATCTGGGTCAGCACGCTACGCAGCCGGTTGATGGTGCGAGTGGCGTCCTTGGCGATGTCATCGTCGAAGCCGGACAGCATCTTCAGCGCTGACAGCACGTCGTTGTCACGGTCGACGGCCCGCAGGGTGTGCGGCATCGTCCGGGCGGTATCGGCGATGATGAACGCGTCCCGGCATTGTCGCAATCGGCTACATCAGCCCACTAGAGTACGAACGACGCCAGCTCACGCTGGCAGCCTGACCAACTAACCACCTGTCCGGAAAACGGGGTCAGCCTCAGAGCGCAACGGAGTGGACCTGCAAGACCCTGAGTGGGAGTCAAAACGCGCCCATAGTTGCCGGCAAACCATAAATTTCGCCCGCGCGCACTGACTGTTCGCGGTGTTAGGCTTGGGATGCCGCTTCTTCTCGCAGGCGTAGCTACTCTAACTTCACCAAGTCGAGGTGGATATGTTCGACAAAGTATCGAAGACATTCAAACGGGCGTTCTCTACCGGAGCGCCAGCCCATGCTGGCTGGGCCAAGCCTATTCGCGTGGTGAACGTTGATAAGACGTTCACGCAAGACGGCACTTCAGTTTTGCATGAAATTGTCACCTTTGACGTGGTCGCCTATTGCCACGACCTGCCACCGTACCGCACACGGTTACGACTGAAAGGTGGTCCTGGCGAGTTGGTAACCAAATCTGGGAAAGCTGCGATCAAGGAATGGCCGGTTGCGCGGGTTCGGCCAGACGCTGGCGACTTAACCACCGGTCCCAAGACTGAAAAACCCGCGAATTTCGGCACTGCTGACCCCACGAAAGTCGGCACATTTAGGTCTGTCGCAGGTAAGCTAAGCTGACTGAAGCGCATTTCCCTGCACAATATTCGCGGAGTCTTCCAACGGAAAATCCGTGATCGTCGAATAAACAATCGACGGGGCTTCAGCGTCCTCGCCGGCGAGGACGCTGAGCACGATCCTCGTCTTCTTCTCCACCGGAATCACTGGTGGTCTACCCATGGTCAAACACTCCGTTCAGGACTCAATCAATGGTCCTGCCACAAAGTCTGACGCGCGACATGAAGGCGTTTACGCCTTCGTAATGAGCGATGCCGGAGTGCAAGTGACCGTGGAATACCGGAGCGAGCGCAGCGAGCGAGGATATGCCGCGAAAGCACTTGCGCGCAGGTGGAGCGAACGTAGAATGCCGCCAGGCTTCAAGGTAAAAAACGCGAAGCGTTCAAGCACTGCGGCCGCTTGCGGCCGTCACATGGTGCAGCTCTTCGAGCTGCACTGCTTTGTCTGGGTCGCGGTGCGACCCTCGTGTTACTGCTTGGCTGTCCACACTGTGTGCAGGCTAGCCCCGCGATAGCTGGGCTGTGCACATTGTGGGCAGGTGAGGCTCTGCTTCGGTGTCCACATGCTGCCGCCTGCTCCGTCAGGTGGCGGCCTGTGTGTCATCCGACAAAGCGAACGGTCGTCGTGCGGTCGGTTCGCTCACGATAGGGCTGCCGCGCTCCGCTGCGCTGCGCTTTGCCTTCGAGGGGGTCTTCGGTTCCGTCGCTGCCGTAGATCTGTGTGGCTAGGGTTTTGACGCGGTCGAGGTCGCGGAGGTCAAAGGTCCATGCTTTGGTTTGTGGGTTCCATTTGCCGCCG containing:
- a CDS encoding TrkH family potassium uptake protein, which gives rise to MRVTPARLVAGCFAALVVVGTVLLLLPVSREGDAQADLVTALFTATSAVCLTGLTVVDTATYWSHTGQAIIMILIQLGGLGIMTLATFAGWVISGRIGLRSRLNAKAEGRGTQLGEVRGLLVASVVFTFLVEAITALLLFFRFLALGLSWPAAVWEAVFHAVSAFNNAGFGLRSTNLMPFVGDWFIIVPIAGAIILGGLGFPLLLELYVRYRKRRAGRACGQLSLTAVFTLWGTVFLLAVGTVGTFAIERRGALAQFGLPTQLLAAFFHSVSSRTAGFNSVDIGQFHPSTLVMTDFLMFIGAGSGGTAGGIKITTVAVLLAVMIAEIRGDENMLIHHRRIPNRTARQAMAVLMMAVLFVGFSVMLMLFVAPEFRTMQLSFEVISAFATVGLSTGITGALPPAAKLLLVLLMFAGRVGPVALVSTLSARTTKRKYSFPVERPIIG
- a CDS encoding pyridoxal phosphate-dependent aminotransferase, yielding MQMLDLIHRRRQEGKDTLMLCVGQPSTGAPRPALEALHEVLFEDPLGYTEVIGDARLREAVAGWHSRTYGVATSPEQVIITTGSSGAFSNAFLALLDHGDRVAITAPGYPAYRNILKAMGAQVSYLKVDASTRFQPTAAMLEELAARGESPKLVIVTSPGNPTGTIIDPAELKNIAHWCASNECVLISDEDYHGISFGRPTATARQFSDDAIVIGTLSKYFSMTGWRVGWMIVPDNLVEPLSNLQASLSLCAPAASQVAGVAALSPASLSELDTHVERYRRSREVLLEELPKMGLRTFAEPDGGLYLWLNVASLTDDSEAFAHRLVEDIGVAVAPGVDFDPFEGHKWVRISLCASVEDTQEACRRLAAYLPG
- the purB gene encoding adenylosuccinate lyase — protein: MATVAEKKKIANVLSNRYASAELSNLWSPEAKIVMERQLWIAVMRAQKDLGVDIPAEAIAAYEAVIDQVDLASIAEREKVTRHDVKARIEEFNALAGYEHIHKGMTSRDLTENVEQLQIYRSLELVRDKAVTVVARIGERAGQYQTLVMAGRSHNVAAQATTLGKRFASAAEEMLIAIERVEELLGRYPLRGIKGPMGTAQDMLDLMGGDEAKLAALETQIADHLGFKRVFDSVGQVYPRSLDFDAVSALVQLGAGPSSLAHTIRLMAGNETVTEGFKEGQVGSSAMPHKMNARSCERVGGLQVILRGYLTMVADLSGQQWNEGDVFCSVIRRVALPDAFFALDGMFETFLTVLKEFGAFPAMIDRELERYLPFLATTRILMAAVRAGVGRETAHEVIKENAVAVALNMRENGGEQDLIERLAADERLPMTREQLDEALADRHAFIGSAESQVDRVLARIKDLVGRYPEAANYNPGEIL
- a CDS encoding phosphoribosylaminoimidazolesuccinocarboxamide synthase, coding for MRPELSQYNHVSAGKVREIYEIDDETLLMVVSDRISAYDHILDPEIPDKGRVLTAMSMYFFNHIDFPNHLAGPIDDPRIPEEVLGRAIVVKKLKMLPFECVVRGYLTGSGMKEYQESQSVCGVALPEGLVEASKLPEPIFTPATKAELGDHDENVTFEAVVERLGQARAEELRDASIKIYSQAAKIAEERGIILADTKFEFGLDEEGNLVLADEVLTPDSSRYWPADGYQPGRVQPSFDKQFVRNWLTGPKSGWDVNSTTPPPVLPGSVVEATRERYVEAFERITGHKFNEWIGCCV
- the purD gene encoding phosphoribosylamine--glycine ligase, with translation MRILVIGSGAREHALALGLSKDPATTELHIAPGNAGMAAVGTCHPEAGKVDDPAAMLSLAQEIGADLVVIGPEIPLVAGVADVLREAGFAVFGPNKDAARIEGSKAFAKDVMAKAGVTTARAQQINPGASDAEIEAALDNFGPHFVVKDDGLAGGKGVVVTDDRAAARAHVDSVLSAGNPVLLESFLDGPEVSLFCLVDGETVVPLLPAQDHKRAFDNDEGPNTGGMGAYTPLPWLPEDGVQRIVDEVCVPVAKEMVARGCSYSGLLYAGLAWGKEGPAVVEFNCRFGDPETQAVLALLESPLAETLNAVAVGKLAQLPPLKWKDGYALTVVLAAKDYPASPRTGDVITGADNEAVLHAGTSRNEAGELVSAGGRVLNVIGTGATLADARDEAYAVLKGIHLDGGHYRSDIALPAVEGKITI
- a CDS encoding potassium channel family protein, with protein sequence MVSFRRNPRPSVVIIGLGRFGMAVGEELVRSGVEVLGIDCSEAKVNEAAQVLTYAAVADTNSPEALRQLSVHEAHRVVVAIGSDMGASLLCASNVVDFKVPSIWAKATSPSHAKILRQIGVHHVIRPEHDTGRRIAHLMNGRLQEYAEFDADYAIVKVAPPVSLYGNQVRDIEQVQIIAIRPPGQTFRDAQPDDVLGAGSLILAAGAPADLEAFGTMD